From Dreissena polymorpha isolate Duluth1 chromosome 15, UMN_Dpol_1.0, whole genome shotgun sequence, a single genomic window includes:
- the LOC127861219 gene encoding perlwapin-like — protein sequence MKDSCLGLVLVPLLVLCISAHVGKKKPNCAVVRCSFPTCPPGEVRIRKPNECCFSCVKTGPCRYGTDGNICGTETLKQCENAYTNCVVPVKPKYAEGKCCYNSKESNPCRYGDDGTICGTPFRPKCENPGTSCVGRSFAGTAGKCCFNGKKKGKCPALQGVGTCPVQCRFDTDCQGKKKCCFNGCGVVCSDPVY from the exons ATGAAGGACAGCTGCCTTGGGCTAGTACTGGTCCCGTTATTGGTATTGTGCATCAGTGCGC ACGTGGGTAAAAAGAAGCCGAATTGCGCAGTGGTCCGCTGCTCGTTTCCTACGTGTCCTCCAGGCGAGGTACGAATAAGAAAACCCAACGAATGCTGTTTCTCCTGTGTGAAAACGG GACCATGTCGATACGGCACTGACGGGAACATTTGCGGCACAGAGACATTAAAACAATGCGAAAATGCCTACACGAACTGCGTTGTCCCAGTAAAGCCGAAGTACGCCGAAGGGAAATGCTGCTATAACTCGAAAGAATCAA ATCCCTGTAGGTATGGAGATGATGGGACAATCTGCGGCACACCTTTTAGACCCAAATGCGAAAATCCTGGGACTTCTTGCGTGGGCCGAAGTTTCGCAGGAACTGCTGGAAAATGTTGCTTTAACG GCAAAAAGAAAGGGAAATGCCCGGCGCTTCAGGGTGTAGGGACATGTCCAGTACAGTGCAGATTTGATACTGACTGTCAAGGAAAGAAGAAGTGTTGCTTCAATGGTTGCGGTGTTGTGTGCAGCGACCCAG